A single window of Nicotiana tomentosiformis chromosome 1, ASM39032v3, whole genome shotgun sequence DNA harbors:
- the LOC138910547 gene encoding uncharacterized protein, with protein MEDFLTIEDYEHWKIVNLGPLIPTKQNGKNETIPKDLSEFVTTDFRMMEKNAKAKKILICGLCPDEYIRIYACSNAKEISNALQISHEGINQVKRSSIELSMRNYDLFSMKESEPIQEMMTRFTIITNKNRSHWERY; from the coding sequence ATGGAGGATTTCCTAACGATCGAGGACTATGAACATTGGAAAATAGTAAATCTAGGACCACTAATTCCCACCAaacaaaatggaaaaaatgaaacTATTCCCAAAGACCTTTCTGAATTTGTAACAACAGATTTTAggatgatggaaaagaatgcaaAGGCCAAGAAAATCCTCATCTGTGGACTTTGTCCTGATGAGTATATCAGGATATATGCATGCTCCAATGCAAAGGAGATCTCTAATGCACTTCAAATTTCTCATGAAGGAATAAATCAAGTAAAGAGATCAAGCATTGAGTTGTCCATGAGGAACTATGATCTCTTTTCTATGAAGGAGTCTGAGCCTATTCAGGAGATGATGACTAGGTTCACTATAATAACAAATAAAAACCGAAGTCACTGGGAAAGGTATTAA